The segment ggccagagtggccaccagggaaagctggggagggctagcctcccactagttcgaattaaggggctacacagcccttaattcgaactagtaagttcgaactaggcttagtcctcgtagaatgaggtttacctagttcgaactaagcgctccgttagtttgaattaagttcgaactagcggagcgctagtgtagcgcctatcaaagttaatttgaactaacgtccgttcgttcgaattaactttgtagtgtagacataccctcggagagggggcagagcactGGAGCCTGCCGGAGAGACGGGACAGCTtcccccgggaggcctgcaagccgtggcccatctagggcaggggccagcccagtggagctgcagcggctggagatccagctgcggatgaaggaattggaagtagaggaccgagagaggcagcggcagcatgagctggccatggcagagcggagaaccggcgggggcCCCAGCTGCGCCGAGTGCGGATGCACCCCAGGGTCCCAGGGCTGtgagacgcttggagaggctcgtggtggcccaactgaaggacatgggcgacatggacgggttcctcagctcctttgagagggcctgtggactgcaatggGTCCCCCCAgttgactggctgcaggagctcatccccgcactgagccaggaggcggccggagtgctcagtcagctggaggacctacagccaggggattacaaccgagtcaaggaggccctgctgcacaagttcaggctgacccccgagatgtacaggaagaagttccggggggtacagaaagggccacgggagacctatgtggatctggcctcccgcctggcgcaatacggccgcaagtgggtgtctggagtcggagcccaggccgcagaggagctgctcaagctggtcatgatggagcagttctatgaagcgtgcccacccaaactgaggctgtggctcaaggaccggagaccagagaacccccaggaggccgggaggctggcggatgagttcacggagagccggtccgggtgtgaacgggagtcccggagagaaagggaatcgcgcagagaccgggtCTTGGCTGAGCGACGGCGGGAGTCAACTCCGAGGTgagcccaaggaacaggtcgcctgtgccccagagaaccagccagggccgggacagagacagcccaaagcctaacttgccagcgctgtgggcaaaaaggccacaagagggctcagtgcaccaggtcccaggaccggggactttccagggttaactggctggggcgggaggaagggcaggctgccccagaggcaggggctggcaggcaaacctcagcttagagagaggggaaggatgctcagtgcacctcccctgggagacctgaccctcgggaggcggatttctccgtgtaccgggtgggggcaggacggcccctgcggagcgagtgcctcatacccctggaggtggatggtaggaaggtgacgggcttctgggacacgggggcggaggtgacgctggcccgatccgacatagtggccccagagcggatactaccccacacccagctgaccctgaagggcatagatgggtccccgtttaaggtgcctgtagccagggtgcatctgaaatggggggcgaaggaaggcctcaaggaaatgggggtgcacccgcacttgcccaccaaggttctgatggggaatgacctacaggagtggccccatgaatcccagcaggctctagtcaccacccgtagccagagccaaCGAGGGGCTGGCAACCTGGCTCCAGGGGAGGCCTCCCGACAGGGTCCTTGAGGTACCATCACGGTGGAcatggggtccagccaggctgggactctggacctaggcaaaggtggggaacaggtcccgatccctgcctcagcggctgaattccaggctgaggtgcaggcagacccctccttgcagaggctgagggaccaggctggcctccgggcggctcagcccctggggagaggtggccaagagagattcctgtgggagcggggattcctgttccgggaatggcttcccccccgGAAGGTAAGGgcctggggggtccagcggcagctggtcgtcccccgaaagtattgcctcaagctgctgtatttggcccacgacgtccccgtggTGGGCCACC is part of the Pelodiscus sinensis isolate JC-2024 chromosome 20, ASM4963464v1, whole genome shotgun sequence genome and harbors:
- the LOC142819139 gene encoding neurotrophin receptor-interacting factor homolog codes for the protein MSWPWQSGEPAGAPAAPSADAPQGPRAVRRLERLVVAQLKDMGDMDGFLSSFERACGLQWVPPVDWLQELIPALSQEAAGVLSQLEDLQPGDYNRVKEALLHKFRLTPEMYRKKFRGVQKGPRETYVDLASRLAQYGRKWVSGVGAQAAEELLKLVMMEQFYEACPPKLRLWLKDRRPENPQEAGRLADEFTESRSGCERESRRERESRRDRVLAERRRESTPR